From Candidatus Zixiibacteriota bacterium:
TCCAACATCGACAAAGATTATGCCTGGCTTGATTCCCATCGATTCGGAAATGTCAAGCTTGTGAACCTTTCCGACGAACTGGGTCTTCTTGCCATTCAGGGTCCAAACGCCCAAAAGCTTATGAGCGAACTTACCGATTACCCGCTCGATGAAATGGGCTATTACACCTGCGCACGAGACAGAGTCGGCGGTGTTAATCTTCTTTTCTCTCGAACCGGATATACGGGCGAGGATGGATTCGAACTTTATATCCCAAGCAATGACGCCAAAACAGTTATGGGCGCTGTGCTCTCAGCCGGGACAAAACATGGCCTGGAACTTATTGGTCTTGGCGCGCGCGACTCATTGCGACTTGAGATGAAAATGTCCCTGTACGGCAATGATATAGACCAGACGACCACACCCGTCGAGGCCGGTTTGTCATGGATTGTGGATTTCGAAAAAGAGTTTATAGCAAAAAATATTCTTGTGAAACAGCGGGATGAAAAGCCAAAACGACGTCTGGTCTGCCTTGAGATGGAAGGCAAAGTCTTTCCCCGACATGGCTATGATATTATCGATTCCGGCCGCGTCATTGGCACGGTGACCTCGGGTACTTTCTCGCCGTCGCTGCAGAAACCGATCGCGCTTGGTTATGTCCCGCTCGAGAAATCAAAAATCGGCTCAAAAGTCGGGATTGCCATTCGTTCATCGGCCTATGAAGCCACAGTTGTCAAGCCTCCTTTTTATAAACATGCCACACACCGCTGATTTTTGATGTATCTTGCCTATTATGCACGTTGATCTTTTCCTCACGCCTATACCATTCGAGAAATCGAGTTTCGAAAACCGCACCGTGGTTGTTATCGATGTTCTCCGTGCCACCACGTCAATTTGCGCCGCCTTGAAAGCTAAGGCCAAGGGCGTTATTCCCGCTGATGGCCCGGGGGAAGCCGGCGATCTCAGGTCAAAGCTTGGCTCAGACATTGCAGTACTTGCCGGCGAGCGAAACGGAGTCAAGATAGATAACTTTACACTCGGCAATTCTCCTGCCGAATTCACCGAGGCATCTGTGGGCGGCAAGTTCGTCATTATGACAACGACCAATGGCACACCTGTGTTTGGGCGGACCCACTCGGCAAAGCTCGTTATTGCCTGCGCACTGGTCAATCTCTCAGTGGTTGCGACCAAAATCGCCGAGGAGGATTGCGATGTGACTATTGTCTGCTCAGGACGCGAGGGGAGTTTTTCCATCGAAGACACAATCTGCGGCGGGATTTTGCTTCATCAACTGCAGGTGGTCCATAAGAAAGAATTTCGCACAAACGATGCTGGCTCGCTGGCGCAATTGCTCTATCGTTCGAACAAGACCGCAATACGCCCGACCATCCAGCAGGGGGAACATGCCCGCTTTCTGACATCGATAGGATTTGGCGGCGACGTTGAAATAGCAACCGATATTGACTCAATTCCTGTTCTGCCGATACTCCGCGATGGCCGCCTTGTGTTGGAACAGAGCGTCTCCCTGCTCGACGCGGTATAAGATATTACGGCGTATTACCGCCGGACCAGCAGCGGCTGGATCTCGGCAAGTGACACCCAGACATTTTCATTCTGCTTAGCCAGAAAT
This genomic window contains:
- the gcvT gene encoding glycine cleavage system aminomethyltransferase GcvT, with the protein product MITALEARKTPFYDFHISTGAKMVNFAGYLMPIQYSKGMTAEHLAVRQNIGLFDLSHMGEFEVTGSDALEFLQKTTTNNVSSLTPGKIQYSCMTYPDGGIVDDLLVYRLQDRFFLVVNASNIDKDYAWLDSHRFGNVKLVNLSDELGLLAIQGPNAQKLMSELTDYPLDEMGYYTCARDRVGGVNLLFSRTGYTGEDGFELYIPSNDAKTVMGAVLSAGTKHGLELIGLGARDSLRLEMKMSLYGNDIDQTTTPVEAGLSWIVDFEKEFIAKNILVKQRDEKPKRRLVCLEMEGKVFPRHGYDIIDSGRVIGTVTSGTFSPSLQKPIALGYVPLEKSKIGSKVGIAIRSSAYEATVVKPPFYKHATHR
- a CDS encoding 2-phosphosulfolactate phosphatase, encoding MHVDLFLTPIPFEKSSFENRTVVVIDVLRATTSICAALKAKAKGVIPADGPGEAGDLRSKLGSDIAVLAGERNGVKIDNFTLGNSPAEFTEASVGGKFVIMTTTNGTPVFGRTHSAKLVIACALVNLSVVATKIAEEDCDVTIVCSGREGSFSIEDTICGGILLHQLQVVHKKEFRTNDAGSLAQLLYRSNKTAIRPTIQQGEHARFLTSIGFGGDVEIATDIDSIPVLPILRDGRLVLEQSVSLLDAV